In Penaeus vannamei isolate JL-2024 chromosome 4, ASM4276789v1, whole genome shotgun sequence, a single window of DNA contains:
- the LOC113807983 gene encoding LOW QUALITY PROTEIN: uncharacterized protein (The sequence of the model RefSeq protein was modified relative to this genomic sequence to represent the inferred CDS: inserted 2 bases in 2 codons) — translation MRPDWHGCESVMVGRGGGGGSIALPTSXGCCSAPPPACPPPXPAAMVQANEEVMSRPSECDSRPSTSGSGPYVHNKVAVSNRWPGGARPKIFNHRSFSSGSRPSVLSRASGSLRSVSRPGSRTGSGLGSRGSLLSGSVGTAEEVGSGVSRLRRELPSISDICGYDEVQELLRDIEQLECRRWTSDWDSFTIQSSHPDLDIPHDLDLLSHDFETISRCDSRLSWDSHAGRQPEDEEEDPDPSPGDNSPEPPRNRRPTPTVTIAWDDSHLKTSVGIFRLLLVVVSVITMTCACTVGTARLSIFVLPGAWRLRVVVFTAVFTILTTTILLLLHLSSLVHSLTLRWDKLVTVIYVFVCVCYLVSASLLLHLLHLYHTTYPWIPAWTKQQLLTTSLCGCACGVVSLVLAVISGCGWPRYGRVLSEGSTTDTTSSHHLHTLHHINPHALAGPAAGVLPSRGLRQGSGTSLGPGSYQGPHATTAFTPDSLNDPQPGPSKALPHNHTPARPQALHGLTQQHGV, via the exons ATGAGGCCAGACTGGCATGGGTGTGAGAGTGTCATGGTGGgtcgtggtggtggaggtgggagcatAGCACTGCCCACCT AAGGCTGCTGCTCTGCCCCCCCTCCTGCCTGCCCACCCC CACCTGCTGCCATGGTGCAGGCCAATGAGGAAGTGATGTCCCGCCCCTCTGAGTGTGACTCACGGCCCTCCACTAGTGGCTCTGGTCCGTATGTCCACAATAAGGTGGCGGTCAGCAATAGGTGGCCCGGGGGGGCACGGCCCAAGATCTTCAATCACAGGTCCTTCAGCTCAGGATCGCGACCCTCAGTGCTGTCACGGGCGTCAGGATCTCTGCGGTCGGTGTCACGCCCGGGATCTCGGACTGGCTCGGGTCTCGGCTCGCGGGGCTCACTGCTCTCAGGCTCGGTGGGGACAGCGGAGGAGGTGGGCTCAGGAGTGTCCAGACTACGGAGGGAGTTGCCTTCCATATCCGACATCTGCGGGTATGACGAGGTGCAGGAATTACTGCGAGATATTGAGCAGCTCGAGTGCCGAAGATGGACGTCTGACTGGGATTCTTTTACCATCCAGTCCTCACATCCAGATCTAGACATCCCACACGACCTCGATCTTCTCTCACACGACTTCGAAACCATTTCACGGTGCGACTCTCGCCTCTCGTGGGACTCGCACGCTGGCCGACAGcccgaggatgaggaggaggacccaGACCCCAGCCCCGGGGACAACTCGCCTGAACCTCCCAGAAACCGTCGTCCAACTCCCACTGTTACGATAGCATGGGATGACTCTCACCTCAAGACCTCAGTTGGCATTTTTagactattattagta GTTGtctcagtaataacaatgacgtgTGCGTGTACAGTGGGCACAGCTCGCCTGAGTATTTTTGTGTTGCCGGGTGCATGGCGGCTGCGCGTAGTGGTGTTCACTGCCGTTTTCACCATCCTCACTACCACCATTCTCCTGCTGCTACACCTCTCATCCCTcgtgcactcactcacactacgTTGGGACAAGTTG GTTACAgtcatttatgtgtttgtatgtgtgtgttacttgGTATCGGCTTCATTGCTGCTGCATTTGCTGCATCTCTACCATACCACATATCCATGGATCCCAGCATGGACCAAACAGCAACTACTAACAACATCG CTTTGTGGCTGTGCATGCGGGGTGGTGTCCCTGGTACTGGCGGTAATCTCAGGGTGTGGGTGGCCTCGCTACGGCCGCGTGCTCAGTGAGGGCTCAACTACAGACACCACGTCCTCCCACCACCTTCATACTCTCCACCACATTAATCCCCATGCACTAGCGGGGCCAGCAGCTGGTGTGCTACCCTCCAGAGGGCTGCGGCAGGGGTCCGGGACCTCCTTGGGCCCGGGCAGTTATCAAGGGCCCCATGCCACTACAGCCTTCACCCCGGACAGCCTAAACGACCCGCAGCCGGGACCCTCCAAAGCTCTGCCACACAACCACACTCCTGCACGCCCTCAAGCCCTGCATGGTCTTACTCAACAGCACGGGGTTTAG